The following proteins are co-located in the Polystyrenella longa genome:
- the hemP gene encoding hemin uptake protein HemP produces the protein MPGSPDPEKSDRKAIQPPRQTVQQKDQNLVPQVPLIRSTDLLGDNKEIQIQHGSELYRLCLTKSGKLILHK, from the coding sequence ATGCCCGGCTCCCCCGACCCTGAAAAATCTGATCGAAAAGCTATTCAGCCGCCTCGTCAGACGGTACAACAGAAGGATCAGAATCTGGTCCCGCAGGTCCCGTTGATTCGTTCGACCGACCTGTTGGGAGATAATAAAGAGATCCAGATTCAGCACGGCTCAGAACTTTACCGCCTCTGCCTCACCAAAAGTGGAAAACTGATCCTGCACAAGTAG